Genomic window (Sulfurovum sp. NBC37-1):
TACCAACTCTTCATCACGGATCTCGACGATTTTGGTCAAACCTTCGACCATATGGGCAATATCATCTCCGAACTGCTCTTTGAGATCATCGATATCGAATGAAGTATCTTCTACTACATCATGCAGCAGTGCTGCCTGTACCATAGTCTCATCATTGGAGAATGCTGCAGTGATCGCCGCGACCAGAATGGGATGCACGATGTAGGGTTCACCGCTTTTGCGTTTCTGGCCGTCATGGGCCGTCATTGCAAGCTCAAGGGCTTTTAGGGTAGAGGGAAGGGGATGGGGGATTTGTTCCCACAGAAGTGCTTTCGCTTCTTCTATGCTGTGTATATTTTTAGCTTTCGATAAAAAAGCGTCCAAAGTGTCCTATCCCTCTAGACTTACAGTGATCTTGCCTTCAGCGATCTCTCTGAGTGCGATATCGGTATATTTCATACCGCTTGTATCATAATCCAACAATACTTCGGCACCGTTTGCAATCTTTTCAGCTCTTTTGCCTACGGCATTTGCCAAAAGATATTTGTCGAAGTTTACTTTCTCCATTGCTTTTGCAGTTAGTTGTTCTGTTCTCATTTTATTCCTTCAAAAAATATTTTGTTTTATTCTTACTGTCTTAGAGCCAACTGCTGAAGTTGACACAGCGTCAGGGTAGTCAAAATGGGCTTTGCCCATTTGACGTTATTTCACGATAGAACAGAGGCTCATATCGCCTTTCATGATCGCAAGAAGGTTTCCCTCTTCGAACATGTTGCACACCACGATCGGCAGGCTGTTCTCTCTTGCCAGCGCGATAGACGTGTCGTCCATCACCTTGATATCTTTGGTCAAAGCCTGTTCGTAAGTCAATGTATCGAGTTTCACCGCATCATCAAATTTGTTCGGGTCCTTGTCATACACACCGTCCACTTTTGTCGCCTTGATAAGCAGTTCAGCTTCTATCTCGGAGGCTCTAAGCGTTGCAGCGGTATCCGTTGTAAAATACGGGTTGCCTGTACCTCCGGCAAAAATAACGACACGTCCTTTTTCAAGGTGTCTTCTCGCACGTCTGATAATGAATGCCTCACCAATCTCATGCATATCGATCGCAGACTGCAGTCTCGCCTCGAGACCTATGTGCTCCAGTGCTTCCTGGATCGCCACTCCGTTGATCACGGTTGCGAGCATCCCCATGTAATCACCTGAGGTTCTTTTGATGATTCCGTCAGCCGCGGCACTTACACCACGAATGATGTTTCCGCCGCCTACAACGATCG
Coding sequences:
- the pyrH gene encoding UMP kinase — encoded protein: MTKRVLVKFSGEALAGKEGYGIDTKILKFIASEIKALVDAGMEVAIVVGGGNIIRGVSAAADGIIKRTSGDYMGMLATVINGVAIQEALEHIGLEARLQSAIDMHEIGEAFIIRRARRHLEKGRVVIFAGGTGNPYFTTDTAATLRASEIEAELLIKATKVDGVYDKDPNKFDDAVKLDTLTYEQALTKDIKVMDDTSIALARENSLPIVVCNMFEEGNLLAIMKGDMSLCSIVK
- a CDS encoding DNA-directed RNA polymerase subunit omega, with the translated sequence MRTEQLTAKAMEKVNFDKYLLANAVGKRAEKIANGAEVLLDYDTSGMKYTDIALREIAEGKITVSLEG